From Mya arenaria isolate MELC-2E11 chromosome 12, ASM2691426v1, the proteins below share one genomic window:
- the LOC128211924 gene encoding E3 ubiquitin-protein ligase TRIM33-like isoform X2 produces the protein MCAPCIECHKILKVSRNHVLLSKDRMPSYYPSTKQSAIADTEYCKKHPKEVIQFYCLTHGDLGCGDCVVPDHRSCKVDYIADVAKEFIIENEFKELEPSIRQAEDLLSRYISNVKGLFGEVENQTKDEMDKLRKFRAEINTYLDRREKELLDNLHKVKNEDENLLNTLQKDCELTKAGLEAMRMELTSGAAAGIGNRPWNTGRGWRFG, from the coding sequence ATGTGTGCTCCCTGTATCGAGTGCCATAAGATATTGAAGGTTTCAAGGAACCACGTTCTTCTGTCCAAAGATAGGATGCCCTCTTACTACCCGTCCACCAAGCAGTCAGCTATCGCCGACACGgaatattgtaaaaaacatcCGAAGGAGGTGATCCAGTTTTATTGCCTGACCCACGGAGACCTTGGCTGTGGTGACTGTGTCGTACCCGACCATCGTAGCTGTAAAGTTGACTACATCGCTGATGTGGCTAAAgaatttatcattgaaaatgaattcAAAGAGCTGGAACCGTCGATTAGACAAGCTGAAGATCTTCTATCCAGGTACATAAGTAATGTCAAGGGACTTTTTGGCGAAGTTGAAAACCAGACTAAGGATGAAATGGACAAACTAAGGAAGTTCCGGGCGGAAATCAACACCTACCTTGATCGCCGCGAGAAGGAGTTGCTCGACAATCTCCATAAAGTGAAGAACGAGGATGAAAACTTGCTGAATACCCTACAAAAGGATTGTGAGTTGACGAAAGCCGGACTTGAAGCCATGAGAATGGAACTAACTTCCGG